The region CATCTAAATCGTAGATGATTTTTTTCATGAAGATTAATCCTGAAAATCAGAACAATCAGTTCAAAACATTCCAATATTTTTAATGATGCTCGCGCAGTATGGTTGAGATGTCAACGATGGTCAGGCAACAGGAGTTTACAACATGAGTATGATCAACAACGCGGGTAAAAACGCATTCGGGCAGATCGCCCCCAAATTTGCCCAGCTTTCTGATGAGGTGCTTTTCAGCGATATCTGGCAGCGCAGTGAGCTGCCGGCCAGAGAGCGCAGTCTGATCACGGTGGCGGCGTTAGTGGCGTTAAACCGCAAAGAGCAATTATCGTTTCATCTGCCGTTTGCGCTGGAAAATGGTGTGTCGCGCGAAGAGCTCACGGAAACCATCACGCATCTGGCGTTCTATGCCGGATGGCCGGTTGCTGCGACGGCACTGCAAGTATTAGCCACATTGCAAGCGAATTAAACGGAGGAAACCCGCATGCCTTTTACCCGGATTTCACTGCTGAAAGGTAAATCCCCGAATTATCTGCGCGCCGTATCGGATGCGTTGCATACGGCGTTGGTAGAAACATTTGATGTTCCGGCTGACGACCGTTTTCAGGCGATACATCAGCATGAAAAAACAGAGTTGATCTTTGATGCGCGCTATATGGGCGGCCCGCGAAACGACGATTTTATTCTTTTCCAGATCACGGCCGGAAAAGAGCGCAATGAGCAGACTAAAAATAACTTTTATCACCGATTAGCGGAACTGTTAGCCCGAGCTCCCGGCGTGGCACCCGAGAATGTCATGGTCATCATTCAGATGACATCGGTGACTGACTGGTCGTTTTCCGGTGGTCAACCACTTTCTGCCATGATGAATCGGCAGTGATCAGGAGAGATGAACGATGCTTTGTATGCAATACAGTTTTGTACTGCCAGCGGGTTATGACATGGCGCTGATCCGCAACCGGATTGAGAGCAAGGGTCATTTACTCAATGGTTTTAACGGGTTGAAATTTAAAGCCTATCTTTATGCCTGTCAGGATGAAAACCAACCGGCCTCAGAGAATCTGTATGCGCCGTTTTATCTGTGGGAAAATAGCGAGGGGATGAATGAATTTTTATGCTCAGCTGGTTTTGCCCGGTTATGCCGTGATTTTGGTGTGCCATCGGTAAAAACCTGGGTACCTTGGTTTTCCGGGTTACAGGACGCTATCAGAGAAGCAAAATATGCCAGTCGCGAGATCATGCCTATTCCAGCGTATCGTGATTTGGCTGAATTAAAAGCACAAGAGATAACTCATGCCAGCCGGTTAATCACCGATCAGGGTGCTCTTGCATCACTGGTAGCGTTTGAGCCGACCAGCTGGTCGCTCGTCCGGTTTAGTTTATGGCATGACCGCCCATTGCCCGCTGAATATCCGGCGCAGATCTATAATGTCGGCTACATCGCGCGATAATAAAAAACAGCCCTGACGGGCTGTTGTCATATCGGGCAAGGAGAAGAAAAACCGTCAGCCAACCACGCCGGCCCGCTCCAGCATGGCGTGCAGCAACACGTTGGCGCCCGCGGTGACTTGTTCCGGTTGCGTGTCTTCAATTTCGTTATGGCTGATGCCATCTTTACACGGAATGAAAATCATACCGGTTGGGGCCAGCCCTGCCATATACACCGCATCGTGACCGGCACCGGAGACGATATCCATGTTGGAATAACCCAGCTTATCGGCAGCGCGTCGCACGGCATCTTTACAGTCGGGGTGGAATGGCACGGCAGGGTAGTCAGAAACCAGTTTAATGGCGATGCTTAAACCCGTTTCAGCTTCGGTTTGTTTGGCAAAATCACGGATCGCGGCATCCATCTCATCGACCAGTGCATCGGTCATGTTACGGAAATCAATCGAGAATTTGACCTGACCGGGAATCACGTTGCGGCTGTTTGGGAACACCTGCACCATACCCACTGTGCCACGGCCATGCGGGCCGAAACGGTGGGCGATAGCGACCACCTCTTGCATCACCTTGGCGGCAACCTGCATGGCATCTTTGCGCAGTGCCATCGGCGTGGGGCCGGCGTGCGCTTCCATTCCCGTTACCACACAGTCATACCAGCGAATGCCCAACACCGCTTGCACCACACCGATGGTGATGCCTTCATCTTCCAAAATCGGCCCTTGCTCGATATGCGATTCAAAATAGGCACCAATCGGGTGTTCGCCCGGGTTTTCCGTGCCGATGTAGCCGATCTTTTCCAACTCGTCTTTGACGGTTTTGCCTTCGATATCGGTGGCGGCGTAGGCATGTTCCAGCGAGAAGATATTTGCGAACACGCCAGAGCCCATCATCACCGGCACGAAACGTGAACCCTCTTCGTTGGTCCAGAAGGCCAGCTCGACGGGGGCTTCGGTTTCAATGTCGTAATCGTTCAGTGTGCGGATCACTTCAAGCCCTGCCAGCACGCCGAAGTTACCATCGAATTTACCGCCAGTCGGCTGGGTGTCGATATGACTGCCGGTCATGATCGGCGGCAGGGTGTTATTCTTACCCGCACGGCGCATAAAGACGTTGCCGATTTTATCAATGGTGACACTGAGGCCCGCCTCCTTGGCCCAACCGATCACCAAATCGCGCCCTTGGCGGTCGAGGTCGGTCAGGGTCAGACGACACACACCACCTTTCGGGGTCGCGCCGATTTTGGCCAGCTCCATCAGTGACTGCCATAAGCGGTC is a window of uncultured Tolumonas sp. DNA encoding:
- a CDS encoding Zn-dependent hydrolase, with amino-acid sequence MDTVITAKPASAAVLPDVRVNGDRLWQSLMELAKIGATPKGGVCRLTLTDLDRQGRDLVIGWAKEAGLSVTIDKIGNVFMRRAGKNNTLPPIMTGSHIDTQPTGGKFDGNFGVLAGLEVIRTLNDYDIETEAPVELAFWTNEEGSRFVPVMMGSGVFANIFSLEHAYAATDIEGKTVKDELEKIGYIGTENPGEHPIGAYFESHIEQGPILEDEGITIGVVQAVLGIRWYDCVVTGMEAHAGPTPMALRKDAMQVAAKVMQEVVAIAHRFGPHGRGTVGMVQVFPNSRNVIPGQVKFSIDFRNMTDALVDEMDAAIRDFAKQTEAETGLSIAIKLVSDYPAVPFHPDCKDAVRRAADKLGYSNMDIVSGAGHDAVYMAGLAPTGMIFIPCKDGISHNEIEDTQPEQVTAGANVLLHAMLERAGVVG
- a CDS encoding tautomerase family protein, whose translation is MPFTRISLLKGKSPNYLRAVSDALHTALVETFDVPADDRFQAIHQHEKTELIFDARYMGGPRNDDFILFQITAGKERNEQTKNNFYHRLAELLARAPGVAPENVMVIIQMTSVTDWSFSGGQPLSAMMNRQ
- a CDS encoding carboxymuconolactone decarboxylase family protein, which produces MINNAGKNAFGQIAPKFAQLSDEVLFSDIWQRSELPARERSLITVAALVALNRKEQLSFHLPFALENGVSREELTETITHLAFYAGWPVAATALQVLATLQAN
- a CDS encoding DUF4865 family protein, with translation MQYSFVLPAGYDMALIRNRIESKGHLLNGFNGLKFKAYLYACQDENQPASENLYAPFYLWENSEGMNEFLCSAGFARLCRDFGVPSVKTWVPWFSGLQDAIREAKYASREIMPIPAYRDLAELKAQEITHASRLITDQGALASLVAFEPTSWSLVRFSLWHDRPLPAEYPAQIYNVGYIAR